Proteins encoded by one window of Lycium barbarum isolate Lr01 chromosome 11, ASM1917538v2, whole genome shotgun sequence:
- the LOC132618466 gene encoding putative UDP-rhamnose:rhamnosyltransferase 1 has translation MNMRKDGVVHVVMLPWLAFGHMQPFFQLSIALAKEGVHVSFLSTPKNIKRLPKVPINLASLVNLVEFPLPKVDDLPDDAEASVDIPYEKIGYLKVAYDLLEEPIKRFITRERPDWIIVDFNANWIVEIVRDLDIPLISFSVFTAALRVFFGPQKPRPQPGPALERSVPVLELLTTPPPWVDFPSMVAFRKFEAMKMITVLQIGESATRETLVGHDPIDDAYRIVAIRTCTEVEGDYLETHKRIHGKPLIPIGLLPPEELPVDEKTLADQPDWQKISKWLDRQKPRSVVFVGFGSECKFSKDQLYEIANGVQLSGLPFMWIIQKPEWSSNDAEALPSGFGKATEGRGLVHIGWAPQKEILAHSSIGGSLFHAGWGSAIETLQHGHVLVVLPFVYDQGLNARLLVEKGVAIEVKRNEEDGSFSGNDIAMSLREAMVSEEGEELRARAKKAAAIFGDRKLQDSYVRNFVEYLKSNGEMKA, from the coding sequence atGAACATGAGAAAAGATGGTGTTGTTCATGTTGTAATGTTGCCGTGGTTAGCATTTGGTCACATGCAGCCCTTTTTTCAACTTTCTATAGCTCTAGCCAAAGAAGGAGTTCACGTTTCTTTCCTTTCCACCCCCAAAAATATTAAGAGACTCCCTAAAGTTCCCATTAATTTAGCATCATTAGTAAATTTAGTTGAATTTCCATTGCCAAAAGTTGATGATTTGCCTGATGATGCTGAGGCATCTGTTGACATTCCTTATGAGAAAATAGGCTATTTAAAAGTAGCTTATGATCTCCTTGAAGAGCCAATCAAGCGATTCATCACGCGCGAAAGGCCAGATTGGATCATCGTCGATTTTAACGCCAATTGGATAGTTGAGATCGTTCGAGATCTTGATATCCCCCTCATTAGCTTCAGCGTCTTCACTGCTGCTTTAAGGGTCTTCTTCGGCCCCCAAAAGCCTCGACCCCAGCCCGGCCCGGCCCTAGAAAGATCAGTGCCAGTGCTTGAACTTTTGACAACACCACCACCATGGGTGGATTTCCCATCTATGGTTGCTTTCCGAAAATTCGAAGCTATGAAAATGATAACTGTCCTACAAATTGGAGAGAGTGCTACACGCGAAACTTTAGTGGGACATGATCCAATAGACGACGCATATAGAATTGTGGCTATACGTACTTGCACTGAAGTGGAAGGTGATTACTTAGAGACACATAAGAGAATCCATGGGAAGCCACTGATTCCAATCGGATTACTTCCACCTGAAGAATTACCGGTGGATGAAAAAACTCTTGCTGATCAACCAGATTGGCAGAAGATTTCCAAATGGCTCGACCGACAAAAGCCAAGATCCGTTGTGTTTGTGGGATTTGGGAGTGAATGTAAATTTAGTAAGGATCAACTATATGAAATAGCAAACGGAGTACAACTCTCAGGACTACCGTTTATGTGGATAATTCAGAAGCCCGAATGGTCTTCTAACGATGCTGAGGCTTTGCCATCGGGCTTTGGCAAAGCAACGGAGGGGAGAGGGTTGGTGCACATTGGTTGGGCCCCACAGAAGGAAATTCTTGCACATTCATCAATTGGAGGATCTCTCTTTCACGCAGGATGGGGTTCGGCCATTGAAACTTTACAACATGGTCATGTTCTTGTGGTGTTGCCTTTCGTTTATGATCAGGGATTGAATGCAAGGTTACTAGTAGAGAAAGGCGTGGCGATTGAAGTGAAGAGGAACGAAGAAGATGGATCGTTTAGTGGAAATGACATAGCAATGTCATTAAGAGAAGCTATGGTTTCAGAGGAAGGGGAAGAGCTAAGAGCTCGAGCAAAAAAGGCTGCTGCTATTTTTGGTGACCGAAAGCTTCAAGACTCCTATGTTAGAAATTTTGTCGAGTATTTGAAAAGTAATGGTGAGATGAAGGCTTAG
- the LOC132620325 gene encoding putative UDP-rhamnose:rhamnosyltransferase 1 — MRKDGVVHVAMLPWLAFGHMQPFFQLSIALAKEGVNVSFISTPKNIKRLPKITPNLAPLVNLVEFPLPKLDDRCLLPDDAEATVDIPHDKVGYLKVAYDLLQEPIKRFITRERPDWIIVDINSNWVVEIGRDLDIPLISFSVFTAALRVFIGPQKPQAGPGQPQDGSVPVLELLTTPPPWVDFPSMVAYRKYEAIQVITMLHLRENATRETLVGHDPTIDHAYRIVGIRTCSEVEGDYLETYKRIYGKPVIPIGLLPPEEILALDERTLAGQPEWQKISKWLDRQKPRSVVFVGFGSECKFSKNQLYEIANGVQLSGLPFMWILQKPEWASNDADALPSVFGEAKKGRGLVHIGWAPQKEILAHSSIGGSLFHAGWGSTIETLQHGHVLVVLPFIFDQGLNARLLVEKGLAIEVKRNEEDGSFSGNDIAMSLREAMVSEEGEELRARAKRAAAIFGDRNLHDSYIRNFVEYLKSNGEMKV, encoded by the coding sequence ATGAGAAAAGATGGCGTTGTTCATGTTGCAATGTTGCCATGGTTAGCATTTGGTCACATGCAGCCATTTTTCCAGCTTTCTATAGCTTTAGCCAAAGAAGGAGTTAATGTCTCTTTCATTTCTACTCCCAAAAACATTAAGAGACTTCCCAAAATTACCCCCAACTTAGCACCACTAGTAAATTTAGTGGAATTTCCATTGCCAAAACTTGATGATAGGTGCCTTTTGCCTGATGATGCTGAGGCAACTGTTGACATTCCTCATGATAAAGTTGGCTACTTAAAAGTAGCTTATGATCTCCTTCAAGAACCAATCAAGCGATTCATCACGCGCGAAAGGCCCGATTGGATCATCGTTGATATTAACTCCAATTGGGTAGTTGAGATTGGTCGAGATCTTGACATCCCCCTCATTAGCTTCAGTGTCTTCACTGCTGCTTTACGGGTCTTCATCGGGCCCCAGAAGCCTCAAGCTGGGCCCGGCCAGCCCCAAGATGGATCAGTGCCAGTGCTTGAACTTTTGACAACACCACCACCATGGGTGGATTTCCCATCGATGGTCGCTTACCGAAAATACGAAGCCATACAAGTGATTACTATGCTACATCTTAGAGAGAATGCTACACGTGAAACTTTAGTGGGACATGATCCTACTATAGACCACGCGTATAGAATTGTGGGTATACGTACTTGCTCTGAAGTGGAAGGCGATTACTTAGAGACGTATAAAAGAATCTATGGGAAGCCAGTTATTCCGATCGGATTGCTTCCACCCGAAGAAATATTAGCCCTGGATGAAAGAACTCTTGCCGGTCAGCCAGAGTGGCAGAAGATTTCCAAATGGCTCGACCGACAAAAGCCAAGATCCGTTGTGTTTGTGGGATTTGGAAGTGAATGCAAATTTAGTAAGAATCAACTATATGAAATTGCAAATGGAGTACAACTCTCAGGACTACCATTTATGTGGATATTACAGAAGCCCGAATGGGCTTCGAACGATGCTGATGCTTTGCCATCGGTTTTTGGCGAAGCAAAGAAAGGGAGAGGGTTGGTGCACATTGGCTGGGCCCCGCAGAAGGAAATTCTGGCACATTCATCAATTGGAGGATCTCTTTTTCATGCAGGATGGGGTTCGACCATTGAAACTTTACAACATGGTCATGTTCTTGTGGTGTTGCCTTTCATTTTCGATCAGGGATTGAATGCAAGATTACTAGTAGAGAAAGGCTTGGCGATCGAAGTGAAGAGGAACGAAGAAGATGGATCGTTTAGTGGAAATGACATAGCAATGTCATTAAGAGAAGCGATGGTTTCAGAGGAAGGGGAAGAGCTAAGAGCTCGAGCAAAAAGGGCTGCTGCTATTTTTGGTGACCGAAACCTTCACGACTCCTACATTAGAAATTTTGTGGAGTATTTGAAAAGTAATGGTGAGATGAAGGTTTAG